TGAAGTCGAGAACTCGTTGCAAAATCGCTCCGAGCCCTTCGGGTCGCAAGAGCGTGTTACGCCGAGTCTGTATCAATTGATTGTATGCAAGCGACAGCCCGTGGGCTGACAGAATTTTTCTTCGTTTTCCGCGCGAACGCAGGTCGACCGGATGGACGGTTCACGGCTCGACAGCGCGTGGCCGGCACGGCATGGCGCGCGGCATGTTGTTCGATCTGGCCCGCCCCGCCCTCTTCGCGCTCGACCCCGAACGCGCCCATCGCTTGACGGTCAGGGCGCTGACCCTTGCGCCGCGCATGCGCCCGGCACAAACCGGTCCGCTGGCGATCGATGTCGCTGGACTGACCTTTCCCAATCCGCTCGGCATGGCAGCGGGCTTCGACAAGGATGCCGAGGTCCCCGACCAATTGCTCGGCCTTGGCTTCGGTTTTGCCGAGGTCGGCTCGATTACCCCGCGCCCGCAGGCTGGCAATCCCCAGCCGCGCCTGTTCCGCCTGGTCGAGGATCGCGCCATCATCAACCGGATGGGCTTCAACAACGGCGGCGCAGAAGTGGCGCGCGACCGGTTGCAGCGCCGCGCAGACCGTCCGGGCATCGTCGGGGTCAATGTGGGTGCCAATAAGGACAGCGAGGACCGCATCGCCGACTATGTGGCGATGACGCGCACTATGGCGCCGCTGGCCTCCTATCTCGCGGTCAATATCTCCAGCCCGAACACGCCCGGCCTGCGCGCCTTGCAGGACGAGAGTGCGCTGGCAGGGCTGCTCGACGCGGTCATCGAGGCGCGCGGGCCCAGCGGGCCGCCGGTGTTTCTCAAGGTCGCACCCGATCTCGAACCGGCAGATATCGACGCGATCGCGCGAATCGCGATCGAGCGACAGCTAGGCGCGTTGATCGTCTCGAATACGACTATCTCGCGCCCTCGGTTGGCTTCGCCCCATGCAGGCGAGGCGGGCGGATTGTCGGGTGCGCCCCTGCGTGATCTCGCGCAGCAGCGGCTGCGCGACTTCCGCACGGCCACCGGCGGGTCGATTCCACTGGT
This genomic window from Qipengyuania sp. HL-TH1 contains:
- a CDS encoding quinone-dependent dihydroorotate dehydrogenase — protein: MLFDLARPALFALDPERAHRLTVRALTLAPRMRPAQTGPLAIDVAGLTFPNPLGMAAGFDKDAEVPDQLLGLGFGFAEVGSITPRPQAGNPQPRLFRLVEDRAIINRMGFNNGGAEVARDRLQRRADRPGIVGVNVGANKDSEDRIADYVAMTRTMAPLASYLAVNISSPNTPGLRALQDESALAGLLDAVIEARGPSGPPVFLKVAPDLEPADIDAIARIAIERQLGALIVSNTTISRPRLASPHAGEAGGLSGAPLRDLAQQRLRDFRTATGGSIPLVGVGGIASAEDAWARIRAGASLVQLYSAMVYGGPGLPRRILRGLEELMRLDGFASIAEAVGSE